Proteins from one Mycobacterium sp. SMC-2 genomic window:
- a CDS encoding ferritin-like domain-containing protein: MSTGKDADNAALCDALAVEHSTIYGYGMVSALSPPSVNGLVVEALTQHRQRRDDVIAMLTARKVNAPVAAPGYQLPMLVGSAADAARLAARMENDGASAWRVVIEHAETADDRAFASTALTQSAVMAARWNRVLGAWPITTSFPGGND; this comes from the coding sequence ATGAGCACCGGCAAGGACGCCGACAACGCGGCGCTGTGCGATGCGCTGGCGGTCGAACACTCGACGATCTACGGCTACGGCATGGTCTCGGCGCTGTCGCCGCCCAGCGTGAACGGGCTGGTGGTGGAGGCCCTGACCCAGCACCGGCAACGCCGCGACGACGTGATCGCGATGCTGACCGCCCGCAAGGTCAACGCGCCGGTCGCCGCCCCCGGCTACCAGTTGCCGATGCTGGTGGGCAGCGCGGCGGACGCCGCGCGCCTGGCCGCGCGGATGGAAAACGACGGCGCGTCGGCCTGGCGCGTGGTGATCGAGCACGCCGAGACCGCCGACGACCGCGCCTTCGCTTCGACGGCGCTGACGCAGAGCGCCGTGATGGCCGCCCGATGGAACCGCGTGCTGGGCGCCTGGCCCATCACGACGAGTTTTCCGGGCGGAAACGACTAG
- a CDS encoding MFS transporter, with translation MTALNDSERAVRKFTSARPDRPAPVRSARPAETAFNRISKYYPAWLPSRRFIAAVIAIGGMQLLATMDSTVAIVALPRIQNELSLSDAGRSWVITAYVLTFGGLMLLGGRLGDTIGRKRTFIVGVALFTISSVLCAVAWDEATMVIARLSQGVGSAIASPTGLALVATTFPKGPARNFATAVFAAMTAIGSVMGLVVGGALTEVSWRLAFLVNVPIGLVMIYLARTALRETNRERMKLDATGAMLATLACTAAVFAFSMGPEKGWVSLTTIGSGVVAMGAALAFIIVERTAENPVVPFGLFRDRNRLVTFAAIFLAGGLMFSLTVCIGLYVQDILGYSALRAGVGFIPFVIAMGIGLGVSSQLVSRFSPRVLTIGGGVLLFWAMLYGWGFMHRGVPYFPNLVLPIIVGGIGIGICVVPLTLSAIAGVGFDQIGPVSAIALMLQSLGGPLVLAVIQAVITSRTLYLGGTTGPVKIMNDLQLHALDQGYTYGLLWVAGVAVIVGGAALLIGYTPAQVAHAQEVKEAIDAGEL, from the coding sequence ATGACGGCTCTCAACGACTCAGAGCGCGCGGTGCGGAAATTCACGTCCGCGCGCCCCGATCGTCCGGCCCCGGTGCGCTCCGCGCGCCCGGCGGAGACCGCCTTCAATCGCATCAGCAAGTACTATCCGGCCTGGCTGCCGTCTCGTCGTTTCATCGCAGCCGTGATCGCCATCGGCGGCATGCAGTTGCTGGCGACCATGGACAGCACCGTCGCCATCGTCGCGCTTCCCAGGATCCAGAACGAGCTGAGCCTGTCCGACGCCGGCCGGAGTTGGGTGATCACCGCCTACGTGCTGACCTTCGGCGGGCTGATGCTGCTGGGTGGCCGGCTGGGCGACACCATCGGGCGCAAGCGCACCTTCATCGTCGGCGTCGCGCTGTTCACCATTTCCTCGGTCCTGTGCGCGGTGGCCTGGGACGAGGCGACCATGGTTATCGCGCGGCTCTCGCAGGGTGTGGGGTCGGCCATCGCCTCGCCGACCGGGCTGGCCCTGGTCGCGACCACCTTCCCCAAGGGGCCCGCGCGTAACTTCGCGACGGCGGTGTTCGCCGCGATGACGGCGATCGGCTCGGTGATGGGCCTGGTGGTCGGCGGGGCGCTGACCGAGGTGTCCTGGCGGCTGGCTTTCCTGGTGAACGTACCGATCGGGCTGGTGATGATCTACCTGGCCCGCACCGCGCTGCGCGAGACCAACCGGGAGCGGATGAAGCTCGACGCCACCGGGGCCATGCTGGCCACGCTGGCGTGCACCGCCGCCGTGTTCGCCTTCTCGATGGGGCCGGAGAAGGGCTGGGTCTCGCTCACCACGATCGGCTCGGGCGTGGTGGCGATGGGCGCCGCGCTCGCCTTCATCATCGTGGAGCGCACCGCCGAAAACCCGGTCGTCCCCTTCGGTCTGTTCCGCGACCGCAACCGGCTGGTCACCTTCGCCGCGATCTTTTTGGCCGGCGGCCTGATGTTCAGCCTGACCGTGTGCATCGGCCTGTACGTGCAGGACATCCTCGGCTACAGCGCGCTGCGCGCGGGCGTCGGCTTCATCCCGTTCGTCATCGCGATGGGGATCGGCCTGGGCGTCTCCTCGCAACTGGTGTCCCGGTTTTCGCCGCGGGTCTTGACCATCGGCGGCGGCGTCCTGCTGTTCTGGGCGATGCTCTACGGCTGGGGGTTCATGCACCGCGGCGTGCCCTACTTCCCGAACCTGGTGCTGCCCATCATCGTCGGCGGCATCGGCATCGGGATCTGCGTCGTCCCGCTGACGCTGTCGGCCATCGCCGGGGTCGGTTTCGATCAGATCGGTCCGGTGTCGGCGATCGCGCTGATGCTGCAGAGCCTCGGCGGGCCGCTGGTGCTGGCCGTCATCCAGGCCGTGATCACCTCGCGCACGCTGTACCTGGGCGGCACCACCGGCCCGGTGAAGATCATGAACGACCTCCAATTGCACGCGCTCGACCAGGGCTACACTTATGGCCTGCTGTGGGTGGCCGGAGTGGCCGTCATTGTCGGCGGTGCGGCGCTGTTGATCGGCTACACGCCGGCGCAGGTGGCCCACGCGCAAGAGGTCAAGGAAGCGATCGACGCCGGCGAGCTGTAA
- a CDS encoding proline--tRNA ligase, translating to MITRMSELFLRTLRDDPADAEVPSHKLLIRAGYIRPIAPGLYSWLPLGLRVLRKIEGIVREEMNAIGGQEILFPALLPRAPYETTNRWTEYGDGVFRLKDRRGNDYLLGPTHEELFTLTVKGEYSSYKDFPVLLYQIQNKYRDEARPRAGILRVREFLMKDSYSFDIDDAGLKAAYHAHREAYQRIFNRLQVRYVIVSAVSGAMGGSASEEFLAESPVGEDTFVRCLESGYAANVEAVVTARPEARPIEGLPEAVVHDTGDTPTIATLVDWANTADLGRSVTAADTLKNVLLKVRQPGGEWELLGIGLPGDREVDDKRLGAALEPAEYALLDDADFAEYPFLVKGYIGPKALRDNGVRYLVDPRVVDGTSWITGADEPGRHVVGLVAGRDFTADGTIEAAEVRDGDPSPDGAGPLVSARGIEVAHIFQLGRKYTDAFTADVLGEDGKPVRLTMGSYGLGVSRMVAVIAEQHHDELGLRWPVAVAPFDVHLVIANKDADARTGANALAADLDRLGVEVLLDDRQASPGVKFKDAELLGVPWILVVGRGWGNGVVELRDRFSGQTRELPTGPSLATDVAAALAG from the coding sequence GTGATCACCCGGATGTCCGAGCTCTTCTTGCGCACCTTGCGCGATGATCCCGCTGACGCCGAAGTGCCCAGCCACAAACTCCTGATCCGGGCCGGCTACATCCGGCCCATCGCGCCCGGGCTGTACAGCTGGCTGCCGCTGGGTTTGCGGGTGCTGCGCAAGATCGAAGGCATCGTCCGCGAGGAGATGAACGCGATCGGCGGGCAGGAGATTCTGTTTCCCGCCCTGCTGCCCCGCGCGCCGTACGAGACGACGAACCGGTGGACCGAATACGGCGACGGCGTGTTCCGGCTCAAGGACCGCCGCGGGAACGACTACCTGCTGGGGCCGACGCACGAAGAGCTGTTCACGCTGACCGTCAAGGGCGAATACAGCTCCTACAAAGACTTTCCGGTGCTGCTCTACCAGATCCAGAACAAGTATCGCGACGAGGCGCGGCCGCGGGCCGGGATCTTGCGGGTGCGCGAGTTCCTGATGAAGGACTCCTACTCCTTCGACATCGACGACGCCGGGCTCAAGGCCGCCTATCACGCGCATCGGGAGGCCTACCAGCGCATCTTCAATCGGCTCCAGGTGCGCTACGTGATCGTGTCCGCGGTCTCCGGAGCGATGGGCGGCAGCGCTTCCGAGGAGTTCCTGGCCGAAAGCCCGGTCGGTGAAGACACCTTCGTGCGTTGCCTGGAATCCGGGTATGCGGCGAACGTCGAGGCCGTCGTCACCGCCCGACCGGAGGCCAGGCCCATCGAGGGGCTGCCCGAGGCGGTGGTCCACGACACCGGCGACACCCCGACCATTGCCACGCTGGTCGACTGGGCCAACACGGCCGACCTCGGCCGCAGCGTCACCGCGGCGGACACGTTGAAGAACGTGTTGCTCAAGGTGCGCCAACCCGGCGGGGAGTGGGAGCTGCTGGGCATCGGGCTGCCGGGCGACCGGGAGGTCGACGACAAGAGGCTGGGCGCCGCGCTCGAGCCCGCGGAATACGCGTTGCTCGACGACGCCGACTTCGCCGAGTATCCGTTTCTGGTGAAGGGCTACATCGGGCCGAAAGCGCTGCGGGACAATGGCGTTCGCTATCTGGTCGATCCGCGGGTGGTGGACGGAACCAGCTGGATCACCGGGGCGGACGAACCCGGCCGGCACGTCGTCGGCCTGGTGGCGGGCCGGGATTTCACCGCCGACGGCACCATCGAGGCGGCCGAGGTGCGCGACGGCGATCCGTCTCCCGACGGCGCCGGGCCGCTGGTGTCGGCGCGGGGCATCGAGGTCGCCCACATCTTCCAGCTCGGCCGCAAGTACACCGACGCCTTCACCGCCGACGTGCTGGGTGAGGACGGCAAACCGGTGCGGCTGACCATGGGGTCCTACGGCCTCGGGGTGTCGCGGATGGTGGCGGTGATCGCCGAACAGCACCATGACGAGCTGGGCCTGCGCTGGCCGGTGGCGGTCGCGCCGTTCGACGTCCACCTGGTGATAGCCAACAAGGACGCGGACGCCCGCACCGGGGCCAACGCACTGGCGGCCGACCTGGACCGGTTGGGCGTCGAGGTGCTGCTCGACGACCGTCAGGCGTCGCCGGGGGTGAAGTTCAAGGACGCCGAATTACTCGGCGTGCCATGGATTTTGGTGGTGGGGCGCGGCTGGGGCAACGGCGTGGTCGAGTTGCGCGACCGCTTCAGCGGACAGACGCGCGAGCTGCCCACCGGGCCGTCATTGGCCACCGACGTCGCGGCCGCGCTGGCCGGATAG
- a CDS encoding GNAT family N-acetyltransferase has translation MSEALRRAWAKDLGARTLYEILKLRVEVFVVEQACPYPELDGRDLLAETRHFWLERREGEVICTLRLMEEHAGGRKTFRIGRLCTKRGARGQGHTTRLLRAALAEVGDYPCRIDAQTYLAEMYAQHGFVRDGEDFVDDGVPHVPMLKPGSGLTELP, from the coding sequence ATGAGTGAAGCGTTGCGGCGGGCCTGGGCGAAAGACCTTGGCGCCCGGACCCTTTACGAGATTCTCAAGCTGCGGGTGGAGGTGTTCGTGGTGGAGCAGGCCTGCCCGTACCCGGAGCTGGACGGGCGCGACCTGCTCGCCGAGACCCGGCACTTCTGGCTGGAGAGGCGCGAGGGCGAGGTGATCTGCACGTTGCGGTTGATGGAAGAGCACGCCGGCGGCCGGAAGACGTTCCGCATCGGCCGGCTGTGCACCAAGCGCGGCGCGCGCGGGCAGGGCCACACCACCCGGCTGCTGCGCGCCGCCCTGGCCGAGGTGGGCGACTACCCGTGTCGGATCGACGCGCAGACATACCTTGCCGAGATGTACGCCCAGCACGGGTTCGTCCGCGACGGCGAGGATTTCGTCGACGACGGTGTTCCGCACGTCCCGATGCTCAAGCCCGGCTCCGGTCTCACGGAGCTGCCGTGA
- a CDS encoding magnesium chelatase subunit D family protein, with product MKPYPFSAIVGHDQLRLALLLCAVRPEIGGALIRGEKGTAKSTAVRGLAALLSAATESDGPGLVEMPLGATEDRVIGSLDLQRVLRDGEHAFSPGLLARAHGGVLYVDEVNLLHDHLVDVLLDAAAMGRVHIERDGISHSHEARFVLIGTMNPEEGELRPQLLDRFGLTVDVHASRDVDVRVEVVRQRMAYEADPDAFAERYADAEAELARRIAEARALVGEVVLPDNELRRIAAVCATFDVDGMRADLVVARTAAAHAAWRGAMSVEEQDVRVAAELALPHRRRRDPFDDPGIDRDQLDEALAQAGDDDPDPEPDPPGGGQSAEDAAGQHNSSTSPKPQPPRPSAPPSKTFRARALTVPGVGAGAPGRRSRARNATGSVIAAADGDDASSGAHGLHLFATLLSAAGRAGAGPLRPGPDDVRRAIREGREGNLVIFVVDASGSMAARDRMAAVSGATMSLLRDAYQRRDKVAVITFRQQEARLLLPPTSSAHIAGRRLARFDTGGKTPLAEGLLAARELIVREKARDRARRSLVVVLTDGRATAGPDPLGRSRIAAARLVAEGAAAVVVDCETSYVRLGLAEQLAHHLGAPAVRLEQLHADSLTRAVRNAA from the coding sequence GTGAAGCCGTATCCGTTCAGCGCGATCGTCGGCCACGACCAGTTGCGGCTGGCGCTGCTGCTGTGCGCCGTGCGTCCGGAGATCGGCGGCGCGCTCATCCGGGGGGAGAAGGGCACGGCCAAGTCGACGGCCGTGCGTGGTCTGGCGGCGTTGCTGTCCGCCGCGACCGAAAGTGACGGGCCCGGCCTCGTCGAAATGCCGCTCGGCGCAACCGAAGACCGGGTGATCGGTTCGCTGGACCTGCAACGGGTGCTGCGCGACGGCGAGCACGCGTTCTCACCGGGGCTGCTGGCCCGCGCGCACGGCGGCGTGCTCTACGTCGACGAGGTCAATCTGCTGCACGACCATCTGGTGGACGTGCTGCTCGACGCCGCGGCGATGGGCCGGGTGCACATCGAACGCGACGGCATCTCGCATTCCCATGAGGCCCGCTTCGTGCTGATCGGAACCATGAATCCGGAGGAGGGCGAACTGCGCCCGCAACTGCTGGACCGGTTCGGTCTCACCGTCGACGTGCACGCGTCGCGCGACGTCGACGTGCGGGTGGAGGTCGTCCGGCAGCGCATGGCCTACGAGGCCGACCCGGACGCGTTCGCCGAACGGTACGCCGACGCCGAAGCGGAGCTGGCCCGGCGCATCGCCGAGGCGCGGGCGCTGGTCGGCGAGGTGGTGTTGCCGGACAACGAGTTACGGCGCATCGCGGCGGTGTGCGCGACGTTCGACGTCGACGGGATGCGGGCCGACCTGGTGGTGGCCCGCACCGCAGCCGCGCACGCCGCCTGGCGCGGGGCCATGTCCGTCGAAGAGCAGGATGTCCGGGTGGCCGCCGAGCTGGCGTTGCCGCATCGGCGCCGCCGCGACCCGTTCGACGACCCGGGCATCGACCGCGACCAGCTCGACGAGGCGCTGGCGCAGGCCGGCGACGACGATCCCGACCCCGAGCCCGACCCGCCGGGCGGTGGGCAGTCCGCCGAAGATGCCGCGGGACAGCATAATTCATCCACGTCGCCGAAGCCGCAGCCGCCGCGCCCCAGCGCGCCGCCGTCGAAGACCTTCCGCGCCCGGGCGCTGACGGTGCCCGGGGTCGGTGCGGGCGCGCCCGGGCGGCGGTCGCGGGCCCGCAACGCCACCGGTAGCGTGATCGCGGCCGCCGACGGCGACGACGCGAGTTCAGGCGCGCACGGGCTGCACCTGTTCGCCACCCTGCTGTCGGCCGCCGGGCGCGCCGGGGCCGGGCCGTTGCGCCCCGGGCCGGACGACGTGCGGCGGGCGATCCGCGAGGGCCGCGAAGGCAACCTGGTCATCTTCGTCGTGGACGCGTCGGGCTCGATGGCCGCGCGCGATCGGATGGCCGCGGTAAGCGGTGCGACGATGTCCCTGCTGCGCGACGCCTATCAGCGTCGCGACAAGGTCGCCGTGATCACGTTCCGCCAGCAGGAGGCGCGGCTGTTGCTGCCACCGACGTCGTCGGCGCACATCGCCGGCCGGCGACTGGCCCGGTTCGACACCGGCGGCAAGACTCCACTGGCCGAAGGCCTGCTCGCCGCGCGTGAACTGATCGTCCGCGAGAAGGCGCGCGATCGGGCCCGGCGTTCCCTGGTGGTGGTGCTCACCGACGGCCGGGCCACCGCCGGGCCGGACCCGTTGGGCCGCAGCCGAATCGCGGCCGCCCGGTTGGTGGCCGAGGGCGCCGCCGCGGTGGTCGTGGACTGCGAAACGTCCTATGTGCGGCTGGGGCTGGCCGAGCAACTGGCCCACCACCTCGGGGCGCCGGCCGTCCGCCTCGAGCAGTTGCACGCGGACTCTTTGACGCGCGCCGTGCGCAACGCGGCCTGA
- a CDS encoding cobyrinate a,c-diamide synthase, whose amino-acid sequence MSVPAVVIAAPASGSGKTTVATGLIGALRRAGHAVAPFKVGPDFIDPGYHGLAAGRPGRNLDPVLVGEELVGPLYAHGSGGADIAVIEGVMGLFDGRIGPSAAGLAQGSTAQVAGLLGAPVILVVDARGQSHSIAALLHGFSTFDAATRVRGVILNRVGSVRHEHVLRQACEQAGVAVLGAIPRVAELEVPTRYLGLVTAVEYGQRARLAVEAMTDLVAGHVDLAAVAAVAASRAGPAWDPVTAVGETPGKGATVAVAAGKAFSFAYAEHAELLRAAGADVVEFDPLADPLPGGTDAVLLPGGFPEQFTAELSANDAVRRQINELAAAGAPIHAECAGLIYLATELDGHPMCGVLAGSARFTPDLTLAYRDAVAVADSPLYSAGQRAVGHEFHRTTVTFTDSYQPAWVYRGNEADTVRDGVVHGGVHAAYLHTHPAAAPAAVARFVAHAATRRADA is encoded by the coding sequence GTGAGTGTCCCCGCGGTCGTCATCGCCGCACCGGCGTCGGGCAGCGGAAAGACCACCGTCGCAACGGGTTTGATCGGCGCCCTGCGACGCGCGGGCCATGCCGTGGCGCCGTTCAAGGTCGGGCCGGACTTCATCGACCCCGGCTACCACGGCCTGGCCGCCGGCCGGCCCGGCCGCAACCTGGACCCGGTGCTGGTCGGCGAGGAACTCGTCGGCCCGCTGTACGCCCACGGCTCCGGCGGCGCCGACATCGCGGTGATCGAGGGCGTGATGGGGCTCTTCGACGGGCGGATCGGGCCTTCCGCGGCCGGGCTCGCGCAAGGCTCCACCGCCCAGGTGGCCGGCCTACTGGGTGCGCCCGTGATCCTGGTCGTCGACGCGCGCGGCCAGAGCCACAGCATCGCGGCTCTGCTGCACGGCTTTTCGACGTTCGACGCCGCGACGCGGGTCCGCGGCGTGATCCTCAACCGGGTCGGTTCTGTCCGGCACGAACACGTGCTGCGCCAGGCCTGCGAACAGGCCGGCGTCGCGGTGCTGGGCGCCATTCCGCGCGTCGCCGAATTAGAGGTCCCGACACGGTATTTGGGCCTGGTCACCGCGGTGGAGTATGGGCAGCGGGCGCGGCTCGCGGTCGAGGCGATGACCGACCTGGTCGCCGGTCACGTCGACCTGGCGGCCGTGGCGGCGGTCGCCGCGAGCCGGGCCGGCCCGGCCTGGGATCCGGTCACCGCGGTGGGGGAGACACCCGGCAAGGGGGCCACCGTGGCGGTGGCGGCGGGGAAGGCGTTCAGCTTCGCCTACGCCGAGCACGCCGAGCTGCTTCGGGCCGCCGGCGCCGACGTGGTCGAATTCGACCCTCTTGCCGACCCATTGCCCGGCGGCACGGACGCGGTGCTGCTGCCCGGCGGCTTCCCGGAACAGTTCACCGCGGAGCTCTCGGCCAACGACGCCGTGCGCCGGCAGATCAACGAGCTGGCCGCCGCCGGCGCGCCGATACACGCCGAATGCGCCGGCCTCATCTATCTGGCCACCGAACTCGACGGCCACCCGATGTGCGGGGTGCTGGCCGGGTCGGCGCGGTTCACCCCGGACCTGACGCTGGCCTACCGCGACGCCGTCGCGGTGGCCGACTCGCCGTTGTACTCCGCCGGCCAACGGGCGGTAGGACACGAATTCCACCGGACCACAGTCACTTTCACCGACAGCTACCAGCCCGCCTGGGTGTACCGGGGCAACGAAGCGGATACCGTGCGAGACGGCGTCGTGCACGGCGGCGTGCACGCCGCGTATCTGCATACCCATCCGGCCGCGGCGCCGGCCGCGGTCGCCCGGTTCGTCGCGCATGCCGCGACCCGCCGCGCTGACGCATAG
- the cobO gene encoding cob(I)yrinic acid a,c-diamide adenosyltransferase: protein MPQGRPLQVPDDGLSTKARRNTPVLAVHTGPGKGKSTAAFGMALRAWNVGLSVAVFQFVKSAKWKVGEETAFAQLGQVHQERNVGGPVEWHKMGAGWSWSRKAGSELDHAAAAADGWAEISRRLAEQRHDFYVLDEFTYPLKWGWVDVDEVVEALLARPGHQHVVITGRDAPQRLIDAADLVTEMIKVKHPMDAGRKGQKGIEW from the coding sequence ATGCCACAAGGCCGACCACTTCAGGTGCCCGATGACGGACTGAGCACCAAGGCCCGCCGCAACACGCCGGTGCTGGCGGTACACACCGGCCCCGGCAAGGGGAAGTCGACGGCGGCGTTCGGAATGGCGTTGCGCGCGTGGAACGTCGGGCTTTCCGTCGCGGTGTTCCAGTTCGTCAAGAGCGCCAAATGGAAGGTGGGCGAGGAGACCGCCTTCGCTCAACTCGGCCAGGTGCACCAAGAGCGCAACGTCGGTGGGCCGGTCGAATGGCACAAGATGGGTGCGGGCTGGTCCTGGTCGCGCAAGGCGGGCAGCGAACTCGATCACGCGGCCGCCGCGGCCGACGGGTGGGCGGAGATTTCGCGCCGGCTGGCCGAGCAGCGCCACGACTTCTACGTGCTGGACGAGTTCACCTACCCGCTGAAATGGGGATGGGTGGATGTCGACGAGGTGGTGGAGGCGCTGCTGGCGCGGCCCGGCCACCAGCACGTCGTCATCACCGGGCGCGATGCCCCGCAGCGGTTGATCGACGCCGCCGACCTGGTCACCGAGATGATCAAGGTCAAGCACCCGATGGACGCGGGCCGCAAGGGGCAGAAGGGCATCGAGTGGTGA
- the cobA gene encoding uroporphyrinogen-III C-methyltransferase, which yields MTENAYLAGLRLAGKKVVVVGGGSVAQRRLPLLIASGADVHVISRSATRSVEAMSGITLSLREYRDGDLDGAWYAIAATNDPAVNAAVVAEAERRHLFCVRADIAVEGTAVTPASFSYEGLSVGVLAGGEHRRSAAIRSAIREALQTGVITLDSAVSSDVVRGGVALVGGGPGDPELITVRGRRLLAHADVVVADRLAPPELLAELPPHVEVIDAAKIPYGRAMAQDAINDVMIDRARSGKFVVRLKGGDPFVFARGYEEVLACVDAGIPVTVVPGVTSAIGVPALAGVPVTHRAVNHEFVVVSGHLAPDHPESLVNWNALAAMSGTIVLLMAVERIGLFADALIKGGRPADTPVLVVQHGTTAAERILRATLADTPEKIRTEGIRPPAIIVIGPVAAFGL from the coding sequence GTGACCGAGAACGCCTACCTCGCCGGACTGCGGCTGGCCGGCAAGAAGGTCGTCGTGGTCGGCGGCGGCTCGGTTGCCCAGCGCCGGCTGCCCCTGCTCATCGCCAGCGGCGCCGACGTCCACGTCATCTCCCGCAGCGCCACCCGCTCGGTCGAGGCGATGAGCGGAATCACGTTGTCCCTGCGCGAATACCGCGACGGTGACCTCGACGGGGCCTGGTACGCGATCGCGGCCACCAACGACCCCGCGGTGAACGCCGCGGTGGTCGCCGAGGCCGAACGCCGCCACCTGTTCTGCGTTCGCGCCGACATCGCCGTGGAGGGGACCGCGGTGACCCCGGCGTCCTTCAGCTACGAAGGGTTGTCGGTCGGGGTGCTGGCCGGCGGCGAGCACCGCCGGTCGGCCGCCATCCGGTCGGCCATCCGGGAGGCGCTGCAGACCGGGGTCATCACCCTCGACAGCGCGGTGAGCTCCGACGTCGTGCGCGGTGGGGTGGCGCTGGTCGGCGGCGGCCCCGGCGACCCCGAACTGATCACGGTGCGCGGGCGTCGGCTGCTGGCCCACGCCGACGTCGTGGTCGCCGACCGGCTCGCGCCGCCGGAATTGCTGGCCGAGCTGCCCCCGCACGTGGAGGTCATCGACGCGGCGAAGATCCCCTACGGGCGGGCGATGGCCCAGGACGCGATCAACGACGTCATGATCGACCGCGCCCGGTCCGGAAAGTTCGTCGTCCGCCTCAAGGGCGGCGATCCCTTCGTCTTCGCCCGCGGCTACGAGGAGGTGCTGGCGTGCGTCGACGCCGGGATACCGGTCACCGTGGTGCCGGGTGTGACAAGCGCCATAGGGGTGCCCGCCCTGGCCGGCGTTCCGGTCACACACCGCGCCGTAAATCACGAATTTGTCGTGGTCAGCGGCCATCTGGCGCCCGATCATCCCGAATCGTTAGTGAATTGGAATGCGCTGGCCGCGATGTCGGGCACCATCGTTTTGCTGATGGCCGTCGAACGCATCGGACTTTTCGCCGACGCGCTGATAAAGGGCGGGCGACCTGCGGATACGCCGGTGCTGGTGGTCCAACATGGGACGACTGCGGCGGAGCGCATTTTGCGGGCCACTCTCGCCGACACGCCGGAAAAGATCCGCACCGAGGGCATCCGACCTCCCGCGATCATCGTGATCGGGCCGGTGGCGGCTTTCGGGCTTTAA
- the mqo gene encoding malate dehydrogenase (quinone) — translation MSATLGALLRRLQPDWSMTIVERLDAVAAESSSPWNNAGTGHSALCELNYTPQNPDGSIDISKAVRINEQFQVTRQFWAYAVENQILTDTGFCNPLPHVSFVRGAQRVEFLRRRQRALAANPLFAGTEFIDDPGEFARRLPFMAARRDFSEPTALNWAPHGTDVDFGALARQLIGFCVRGGATALFGHEVRGLTRQSDGSWTLLVRNRRTGEKHRLNTRFVFVGAGGDALPLLQKSGIKEVRGFAGFPIGGRFLRTDNPALTATHRAKVYGVPAPGAPPLGALHLDLRFVNGKSWLVFGPYAGWSPKFLKHGRLSDLPRSVKPDNALSMLGVGLSQLALVNYLLGQLRLSEPDRIDALREFAPSAVDSDWELTVAGQRVQVIRRDRRRGGVLDFSTTVLAAADGSIAGLLGGSPGASTAVAAMLEVLARCFADRYRSWLPALKEMVPSLGVELSREPALYDEVWSWGTEVLGLKSDSGVRS, via the coding sequence ATGAGCGCCACGCTGGGTGCGTTGCTGCGGCGGCTGCAGCCCGACTGGTCGATGACCATAGTGGAACGGCTGGACGCCGTCGCTGCGGAAAGCAGCAGTCCCTGGAACAACGCCGGCACCGGACACTCCGCGCTGTGCGAGCTCAACTACACCCCGCAGAACCCCGACGGCTCGATCGACATCAGCAAAGCGGTGCGCATCAACGAGCAGTTCCAGGTGACCCGGCAATTCTGGGCCTACGCCGTCGAGAACCAGATCCTGACCGACACCGGCTTCTGCAACCCGCTCCCGCATGTGAGCTTCGTGCGGGGGGCGCAGCGCGTCGAGTTCCTGCGCCGGCGGCAGCGGGCATTGGCTGCCAACCCGTTGTTCGCCGGCACCGAATTCATCGACGACCCGGGCGAGTTCGCCCGCCGGCTGCCGTTCATGGCCGCCAGGCGCGACTTCTCCGAGCCGACCGCGCTCAACTGGGCCCCCCACGGCACCGACGTCGACTTCGGCGCGCTGGCCCGCCAGCTCATCGGCTTCTGCGTGCGGGGCGGCGCGACCGCGCTGTTCGGGCACGAGGTCCGCGGCCTGACCCGGCAATCGGACGGCAGCTGGACGCTGCTGGTCCGCAATCGCCGCACCGGCGAAAAGCACCGGCTGAATACCAGATTCGTCTTCGTCGGCGCCGGCGGCGACGCGCTGCCGTTGCTGCAGAAGTCGGGCATCAAGGAGGTCAGGGGCTTCGCCGGGTTCCCCATCGGCGGCCGGTTTCTGCGCACCGACAACCCGGCGCTCACCGCCACCCACCGGGCCAAGGTGTACGGGGTTCCCGCGCCGGGAGCCCCGCCGCTCGGCGCGTTGCACCTCGACCTGCGGTTCGTCAACGGCAAGTCGTGGCTGGTGTTCGGGCCGTACGCCGGCTGGTCGCCGAAGTTCCTCAAACACGGTCGCCTCAGTGATCTGCCCCGCTCGGTCAAACCGGACAACGCGCTGTCCATGCTCGGTGTCGGCCTCAGCCAGCTGGCCTTGGTCAACTACCTGCTCGGCCAACTGCGGCTGTCCGAACCGGACCGCATCGATGCACTGCGCGAATTCGCGCCCAGCGCAGTGGATTCCGACTGGGAATTGACCGTGGCCGGGCAGCGCGTGCAAGTCATCCGGCGGGACAGGCGCAGGGGAGGGGTGCTGGACTTCAGCACCACCGTGCTGGCCGCTGCCGATGGCAGCATCGCCGGGCTGCTAGGTGGCTCGCCGGGAGCATCGACGGCGGTGGCGGCCATGCTCGAGGTGCTTGCGCGGTGTTTCGCCGACCGCTACCGCTCGTGGCTACCGGCGCTCAAAGAGATGGTGCCGTCGCTGGGGGTCGAACTGTCCCGTGAGCCGGCGTTGTACGACGAGGTGTGGTCCTGGGGCACCGAGGTGCTGGGGTTGAAGTCCGATTCGGGGGTTCGGTCATGA